One genomic region from Shewanella aestuarii encodes:
- a CDS encoding NADH:flavin oxidoreductase — protein sequence MSSSKNTNINKLFEPFSLGKLSLKNKTVMAPMTRAFSPNYAPNDEVAAYYRRRAEGEVGLIITEGTFVGHEGANGYENVPAIYGEQALAGWKKVVDEVHSAGGKIAPQLWHVGSVRKSGIGPNKSAPAYSPSGLYKPGAPNGVAMSQDDINEVIAAFAQAALDAKNIGFDAIEVHGAHGYLVDQFFWQGTNQRDDQYGGSLENRTRFGVEIVQAIRAAVGEDFTIIFRFSQWKQQDYSAKLCETPDELAQFLSLLSDAGVDIFHASTRRFWVPEFEGSDLNLAGWTKKLTNKPVITVGNVGLDSDFIGEGNADLSGTSNPTGIDELLVRLNNDEFDLVGIGRALLVDPQWVNKIKHNAISDIKPFNKKSLMSLS from the coding sequence ATGAGTAGTAGCAAAAATACTAATATCAATAAATTATTTGAGCCTTTTTCGTTAGGTAAATTGTCGTTAAAAAATAAAACCGTAATGGCGCCAATGACTCGTGCCTTTTCACCTAACTATGCGCCCAATGATGAGGTTGCTGCTTATTATCGCCGTAGAGCAGAGGGTGAAGTCGGTTTAATTATTACCGAAGGCACTTTCGTTGGTCATGAAGGTGCAAATGGCTATGAAAATGTCCCCGCTATTTATGGCGAGCAAGCACTAGCCGGCTGGAAAAAAGTGGTTGATGAAGTTCATAGTGCCGGAGGCAAAATCGCGCCACAACTCTGGCATGTGGGATCGGTTAGAAAATCTGGCATTGGCCCTAATAAGAGTGCACCTGCCTATAGCCCATCTGGTCTTTATAAACCTGGCGCACCCAATGGGGTGGCCATGAGTCAAGATGATATCAATGAAGTGATTGCCGCTTTTGCCCAAGCCGCACTGGATGCGAAAAACATAGGCTTTGATGCCATTGAAGTGCATGGAGCCCATGGGTATTTAGTCGATCAATTTTTCTGGCAAGGCACTAATCAACGTGATGATCAATATGGTGGCTCCCTTGAAAACCGCACCCGTTTTGGGGTAGAAATTGTACAAGCCATTCGTGCAGCGGTAGGAGAAGACTTCACCATCATTTTCAGATTTTCTCAATGGAAACAACAAGACTATTCCGCAAAGCTTTGTGAGACGCCTGACGAGTTAGCACAATTTTTATCCCTATTAAGTGATGCCGGAGTTGATATTTTTCATGCCAGTACCCGTCGTTTTTGGGTGCCAGAATTTGAAGGTTCAGATTTGAACTTGGCGGGTTGGACGAAAAAGCTGACTAATAAACCTGTCATTACTGTCGGTAATGTGGGTTTAGATTCAGATTTTATCGGTGAAGGAAATGCAGATTTGTCCGGCACTTCAAATCCAACAGGTATTGATGAACTACTGGTACGGTTAAACAATGATGAGTTTGATCTAGTCGGTATTGGTCGCGCGTTATTAGTTGATCCGCAATGGGTTAATAAAATCAAACATAACGCGATTAGCGATATTAAGCCATTTAACAAAAAGTCATTAATGTCATTAAGTTAA
- a CDS encoding acyl-CoA dehydrogenase family protein, which translates to MNFEYSDKVKDLIARVTEFMDLYVYPVEAEMHKQVELDPWSTPPLMEDLKAKAKAQGLWNLFLPLSYGKYSAGLTNLEYAPLAEIMGKVLWAPEVFNCAAPDTGNMEVLAKYGNETQKKQWLEPLLEGNIRSAFAMTEPDVASSDATNIELSIVRDGDEYVINGRKFYISGACRKQCEIMIVMGKTDPENSNRYIQQSQVLVPMKTPGVTVVRPMKVFGYDDAPEGHAEVVFDNVRVPVDNIIMGEGKGFEIAQGRLGPGRIHHCMRSIGAAQRALDLMCKRVSERIVFGQPMIKQQSIREDIAKSACQIEQARLMTLKAAQKMDTEGNKAAKDLIAMIKIVAPSMALDVIDRAIQCHGAAGVGQDTFLAHAWAAQRSLRLADGPDQVHMMQLGRDLVKKVAG; encoded by the coding sequence ATGAATTTTGAATATAGCGACAAAGTGAAGGACTTAATTGCCCGTGTTACTGAGTTTATGGACTTATATGTTTATCCCGTAGAAGCTGAAATGCACAAACAAGTCGAACTAGATCCTTGGTCAACACCACCATTAATGGAAGATCTAAAAGCCAAAGCTAAGGCGCAAGGTTTATGGAACTTATTTCTACCACTTAGTTACGGTAAATACAGTGCAGGGCTGACAAATTTAGAATATGCACCACTAGCTGAAATCATGGGAAAAGTATTATGGGCTCCTGAAGTATTTAACTGTGCAGCACCTGATACTGGCAACATGGAAGTGCTTGCAAAATATGGTAATGAAACACAAAAAAAACAATGGCTCGAGCCATTATTAGAAGGCAATATTCGCTCAGCTTTTGCAATGACTGAGCCAGATGTTGCCTCAAGTGATGCAACTAATATTGAATTGAGTATTGTCCGCGATGGCGATGAATACGTCATCAATGGTCGCAAATTTTATATTAGTGGCGCCTGCCGCAAACAATGTGAAATTATGATTGTCATGGGTAAGACTGATCCTGAAAACAGCAATCGATATATTCAGCAGTCACAAGTACTTGTCCCAATGAAAACCCCCGGTGTCACAGTTGTTAGACCTATGAAAGTGTTTGGATATGATGATGCTCCTGAAGGCCATGCCGAAGTAGTTTTTGACAATGTACGTGTTCCGGTTGACAACATTATTATGGGTGAAGGCAAAGGTTTTGAAATTGCGCAAGGACGTTTAGGCCCAGGCCGTATACATCACTGTATGCGCTCGATTGGTGCTGCCCAACGTGCATTAGATTTAATGTGTAAGCGTGTGAGTGAGCGAATCGTATTTGGCCAACCTATGATCAAACAACAATCTATTCGTGAAGATATTGCTAAATCAGCGTGTCAGATTGAGCAAGCTCGCTTAATGACATTAAAAGCAGCACAGAAAATGGACACTGAAGGTAATAAAGCCGCCAAAGATCTCATTGCAATGATTAAGATTGTTGCACCAAGCATGGCACTAGATGTTATCGATAGAGCCATTCAATGCCATGGTGCAGCAGGTGTAGGCCAAGATACCTTTTTAGCTCATGCTTGGGCTGCACAGCGTTCTTTGCGCCTAGCTGACGGTCCTGATCAAGTACATATGATGCAGCTTGGTCGAGATTTAGTGAAAAAAGTAGCTGGCTAA
- a CDS encoding histidine phosphatase family protein, with translation MAAIYLIRHGQASFGSADYDQLSEKGIQQANLLGKYWRARPLPSKIYCGDLLRHSQTLASFNNGLDGIAAPTIIHSGFNEFDHVEILKKYKAEWQNFAKMSEEINKLAEPQKIIQKEFAQALHRWIFTDNSRDYQETWLQFKARCIRALQNIIDQELAKKRQFKTEALSNPQSKDILVFTSAGTISVIVQHILQLNDEQALAIKQQIRNTSVTKLLFSENMLSVDYLNNYGHLEQAGDDWVTFR, from the coding sequence ATGGCTGCAATTTATTTAATTCGACACGGGCAAGCTTCATTTGGTAGTGCAGATTATGATCAGTTATCTGAAAAGGGCATTCAACAAGCTAATTTGCTAGGTAAATATTGGCGTGCTAGGCCTCTACCAAGCAAAATTTACTGTGGTGATTTATTAAGACATAGTCAAACATTAGCTAGTTTTAACAATGGTTTAGATGGGATTGCGGCCCCAACAATCATCCATTCTGGCTTTAATGAATTTGATCATGTTGAGATCCTGAAAAAGTACAAAGCTGAATGGCAGAATTTTGCCAAGATGAGTGAAGAGATCAATAAACTGGCTGAGCCCCAAAAAATTATTCAAAAAGAATTTGCACAGGCTCTTCATCGCTGGATATTTACTGACAATAGTAGAGATTATCAAGAAACTTGGTTGCAATTCAAAGCGCGTTGTATTCGTGCATTGCAAAATATTATTGATCAGGAGTTAGCCAAAAAGCGTCAGTTTAAGACAGAAGCTTTATCAAACCCGCAATCTAAAGACATTTTGGTGTTCACATCAGCAGGAACTATTTCTGTCATAGTGCAACATATTTTACAGTTAAATGATGAGCAAGCTTTAGCAATAAAACAGCAAATAAGAAATACCAGTGTTACTAAATTATTGTTTTCAGAAAATATGTTAAGCGTTGATTATTTGAATAATTATGGTCATTTAGAACAGGCCGGCGATGACTGGGTGACCTTTAGATGA
- a CDS encoding SDR family oxidoreductase, whose amino-acid sequence MGNTNLFDLTGKIALVTGASRCIGESIAILLAQYGAHVIVSSRKIDGCQTVVDKIVQAGGSAQAIACHIGDMQQIESIFAAIKEQHGKLDILVNNAAANPYYGHIIDTDLNAFQKTVDVNIRGYFFMSSLGAKLMRDTDGGSIINVASVNGVIPGDMQGIYSITKAAVISMTQAFAKECAPFNIRVNALLPGGTDTKFASALVDNPVVLKQMMHHVPMKRVAHPDEMAGTVLYLASNASSYTTGAAINVDGGYLIG is encoded by the coding sequence ATGGGCAATACAAATTTATTTGATTTAACTGGAAAAATTGCACTTGTAACAGGCGCAAGCCGTTGTATTGGTGAAAGTATCGCTATTTTGCTCGCTCAGTATGGCGCTCATGTAATTGTATCAAGTCGTAAAATTGATGGATGCCAGACTGTTGTGGACAAAATTGTTCAAGCTGGGGGAAGTGCGCAAGCGATTGCATGCCATATTGGTGACATGCAACAGATTGAGTCGATTTTTGCCGCAATAAAAGAGCAGCATGGCAAACTCGATATTCTGGTTAATAATGCAGCCGCTAACCCTTATTACGGACACATTATCGATACCGATTTAAACGCCTTTCAAAAAACCGTTGATGTGAACATTCGTGGTTACTTTTTCATGTCAAGTTTAGGCGCTAAATTAATGCGTGATACAGATGGCGGCTCAATCATCAATGTTGCGTCAGTAAATGGTGTTATACCAGGTGATATGCAGGGGATTTATTCCATTACTAAAGCAGCGGTTATTTCGATGACGCAAGCTTTCGCAAAAGAATGTGCGCCGTTCAATATACGCGTTAATGCCTTACTCCCGGGTGGTACAGACACCAAATTTGCATCCGCATTAGTCGATAATCCAGTTGTGTTAAAACAAATGATGCACCATGTACCTATGAAACGGGTGGCACATCCTGATGAAATGGCCGGTACTGTTTTGTATCTCGCGTCCAATGCATCTAGTTACACCACTGGTGCCGCCATCAATGTTGATGGCGGGTATTTAATCGGTTGA
- a CDS encoding SDR family NAD(P)-dependent oxidoreductase, with protein MTISFEGRVAIVTGAGNGLGRSHALELARRGAKVVVNDLGGARDGSGASSAASQEVVKLIEDMGGEAISHGANVANFDEVQDMVQQTMDKWGRIDILINNAGILRDKSFSKMSLDDFKLVMDVHVMGTVNCTKAVWEIMKAQNYGRIVMTTSSSGMYGNFGQSNYGAAKMAVLGLMNTLVLEGAKNNILVNALAPTAGTRMTEDLMPEEIVKAFAPEAVTAGLLTLCDEHAPNRFILCAGAGGYSSATIFETDGCFIPQGSQNPETVRELWPQITNTDNQRALTSGAQQGEKFVLKAMAYRKSLQQ; from the coding sequence ATGACAATCAGTTTTGAAGGAAGAGTCGCCATTGTTACTGGTGCAGGAAATGGTCTAGGACGTTCACATGCGCTGGAGTTAGCCAGACGAGGCGCTAAGGTAGTGGTTAACGACTTAGGTGGTGCACGAGATGGTAGCGGTGCCTCATCTGCAGCTTCCCAAGAAGTGGTTAAATTGATTGAAGATATGGGCGGTGAAGCAATTAGTCATGGTGCCAATGTAGCGAACTTTGACGAAGTACAAGACATGGTGCAACAAACCATGGACAAGTGGGGCCGAATTGACATTTTAATCAATAATGCTGGGATTTTGCGTGATAAATCGTTTTCAAAAATGTCTTTAGATGACTTTAAGTTAGTGATGGATGTCCATGTAATGGGGACAGTAAATTGTACTAAAGCAGTATGGGAAATCATGAAAGCGCAAAATTATGGCCGCATTGTCATGACAACTTCTTCCAGTGGTATGTATGGAAATTTTGGTCAATCAAATTACGGCGCAGCTAAAATGGCAGTCCTGGGTTTAATGAATACTTTGGTACTTGAAGGTGCAAAGAACAACATTTTAGTTAATGCACTTGCGCCTACCGCTGGAACGCGGATGACTGAAGATCTAATGCCTGAAGAGATAGTCAAGGCTTTTGCCCCAGAAGCAGTCACAGCAGGTTTATTAACCTTGTGTGATGAACATGCCCCTAATCGCTTTATTCTATGTGCTGGCGCAGGTGGTTATTCCAGTGCAACGATATTTGAAACCGACGGTTGTTTTATTCCTCAAGGATCACAAAATCCAGAAACCGTCAGAGAATTGTGGCCACAAATTACTAACACTGATAATCAAAGGGCTTTAACTTCAGGTGCACAGCAAGGTGAAAAATTTGTACTTAAAGCCATGGCGTATAGGAAGTCATTACAACAATAA
- a CDS encoding phosphotransferase family protein, translating to MSQVSEINIDQLTAYLEQHVEGFNGPIILDKFPGGQSNPTYKVSAQSGNYVLRKQPSGKLLKSAHAVDREYQVINALQHTDVPVAKVYHLCEDTSILGSMFYLMEFCDGKVYWSASLPEIATNEQRSAMYDAMNKALVALHSVDVTSVGLADYGKAGNYFARQLGRWTSQYRLSEMREIAAMDQLSQWLDENLPEDDGRCCLVHGDFRLDNMMFAKDKPEVIAILDWELSTLGHPFADLAYQCMQLRMPAGMGSIDGLKDIDRASLGIPTEEEYVAAYCQRMGIDKIDNWHFYLAFSFFRLAAIAQGVAKRASQGNASNEHANKVGSFVEPLAQMALQVIKQQA from the coding sequence ATGTCACAAGTTTCTGAAATAAATATCGATCAACTTACAGCATACCTAGAACAACATGTTGAAGGATTTAATGGGCCTATAATCCTGGATAAATTTCCCGGAGGCCAGTCTAATCCAACTTATAAAGTTTCTGCCCAATCCGGTAACTATGTTTTACGTAAACAACCTTCTGGAAAATTACTCAAATCAGCCCATGCGGTTGATAGAGAATATCAAGTCATTAACGCACTACAGCATACCGATGTACCAGTAGCTAAAGTTTACCACTTGTGTGAAGACACCAGTATTTTAGGGTCGATGTTTTACCTTATGGAGTTTTGTGATGGCAAAGTGTACTGGAGTGCTTCCTTGCCTGAAATTGCAACCAATGAGCAACGCAGCGCTATGTATGATGCCATGAATAAAGCATTAGTCGCCTTACATAGTGTTGATGTCACTAGTGTGGGTTTAGCTGATTATGGTAAAGCAGGCAATTATTTTGCCCGACAACTTGGACGTTGGACATCGCAATACCGTTTGTCAGAAATGCGTGAAATTGCTGCGATGGATCAATTAAGTCAATGGCTTGACGAGAATTTACCTGAAGATGATGGCCGTTGCTGTCTTGTACATGGCGATTTTCGTCTTGATAACATGATGTTTGCTAAAGACAAACCAGAAGTTATTGCAATTCTTGATTGGGAGCTATCCACTTTAGGTCATCCGTTTGCTGATCTAGCTTACCAATGTATGCAGCTAAGAATGCCTGCTGGAATGGGCAGTATTGATGGATTAAAAGACATAGATCGCGCCAGTTTAGGTATTCCTACAGAAGAGGAATACGTGGCTGCGTATTGTCAACGAATGGGTATCGATAAAATTGATAACTGGCATTTTTATCTAGCTTTTAGCTTTTTCCGCTTAGCGGCCATTGCCCAAGGTGTCGCTAAACGAGCAAGTCAAGGAAATGCTTCAAATGAACACGCTAACAAAGTGGGTTCATTTGTTGAGCCGTTGGCACAAATGGCACTGCAGGTAATTAAGCAACAAGCCTAA
- a CDS encoding SDR family NAD(P)-dependent oxidoreductase, translating to MDPLLDFTGKVAVITGAAQGFGKLLAQELAKRGAKLVISDINEKGVLSVADEISATGADVIAMKCDVSKNDQCKLMVDSAIKAFGRVDIGVNNAGIAHEFMPLHQTDESIMDHQFAINVKGVQFGMRYQIQQMLTQGEGAILNVSSMAGIGGAARASAYSMAKHAVIGLTKTAAVEYGKANIRVNAICPFFTLTPMVTNFADDELQQKMGQGAPMKRLGEPKEIVAVMLMMLSPANTYMTGQCIAVDGGVSAF from the coding sequence ATGGATCCGTTATTAGATTTTACTGGAAAAGTTGCTGTTATTACTGGTGCCGCACAAGGATTTGGTAAGTTACTTGCGCAAGAGTTAGCTAAACGAGGTGCCAAATTAGTCATCAGTGACATCAATGAAAAGGGAGTGCTTAGCGTTGCTGATGAAATTTCGGCAACTGGTGCAGACGTTATTGCGATGAAATGTGATGTGTCTAAAAATGATCAATGTAAATTAATGGTTGATAGTGCCATTAAAGCTTTTGGCCGAGTTGATATTGGCGTCAATAATGCAGGTATCGCTCATGAGTTTATGCCGCTTCATCAGACCGATGAATCCATCATGGATCACCAGTTTGCAATCAATGTAAAAGGTGTGCAATTTGGCATGCGTTACCAAATTCAACAAATGCTGACCCAAGGCGAAGGTGCCATCCTGAATGTCAGTTCAATGGCTGGTATCGGTGGTGCGGCAAGAGCGAGTGCTTATTCAATGGCCAAACATGCGGTCATTGGTCTCACTAAAACTGCTGCGGTTGAATATGGTAAGGCTAATATACGTGTCAATGCTATTTGCCCATTCTTTACTCTTACGCCAATGGTAACCAATTTTGCAGATGATGAATTACAGCAAAAAATGGGTCAAGGAGCACCAATGAAGCGTCTAGGTGAACCTAAAGAAATTGTGGCTGTGATGTTGATGATGTTGTCACCAGCCAATACGTACATGACAGGGCAATGTATTGCGGTTGATGGTGGTGTTTCAGCCTTTTAA
- a CDS encoding acyl-CoA dehydrogenase: protein MPATLMNQRDLEFMLYELFDTEALINRQRYQDHDRQTFNEVINTAKTIAEKYFLPIRQKLDIEQPTFDGKNVHIIPELKTAIDAVNESGIGSATSDYDVGGMQLPPIIASAANAYLSVAGGVGMGYNMLTTANANLLEAHGSQQLIDTWVKPMREGRFMGTMAMTEPGSGSGLADLTTKAVKAEDGTYRIKGNKIFISGGDHNLSENIVHLVLARLQGAPRGVKGISLFVVPKFLLNEDGSIGEDNEVALAGLFHKMGGRAQTSTALSFGEKNGSVGYLVGEENCGLKYMFHMMNEARIMVGTSGAVLAVAGYQYSVDYAKNRPQGRLPSCKDPLSPMVNIIEHADVKRMLLAQKAIAEGAMSLVLYGTQLSDDERTADTPEQRQYAHTLLDFLTPIIKTWPSEYGPKANSYAIQVLGGHGYINEHPVEMFYRDNRLNPIHEGTTGIQSLDLLTRKVPMNQMKGYQATLDEMAKTIEQALQYESLQEYSTQLTEAIATLKKTTDAALTAMATNNIDLALANSVKYLELFGHVIIAWLWLKQSIVVTRALAQGPHKEDELFYKGKLQAAQYFYRYELPKISLWAKLVTSTDSTSYDMQADWF, encoded by the coding sequence ATGCCAGCAACGTTAATGAACCAGCGTGATCTTGAGTTTATGCTTTATGAATTATTTGATACCGAAGCATTAATTAATCGCCAGCGTTATCAAGATCATGATCGGCAAACATTTAATGAAGTTATCAATACTGCAAAAACCATTGCTGAAAAGTATTTTCTACCAATACGTCAAAAACTTGATATTGAGCAGCCAACCTTCGATGGCAAAAATGTACATATTATCCCTGAGTTAAAAACTGCTATCGATGCCGTTAATGAATCCGGTATTGGCTCGGCGACATCGGATTATGATGTTGGCGGTATGCAATTACCACCTATTATTGCCAGCGCGGCCAATGCTTATTTAAGTGTCGCTGGGGGCGTGGGAATGGGTTACAACATGCTCACCACAGCAAACGCCAATTTACTCGAAGCGCATGGTAGCCAACAACTGATCGATACTTGGGTGAAACCAATGCGAGAAGGGCGGTTTATGGGCACGATGGCAATGACTGAACCGGGAAGCGGTTCTGGTTTAGCTGACTTAACGACAAAAGCTGTGAAGGCTGAAGATGGAACTTACCGTATTAAAGGAAATAAAATTTTCATTTCAGGTGGTGATCATAACCTCAGTGAAAATATTGTCCATTTGGTGCTTGCTCGTCTCCAAGGCGCACCGCGAGGGGTAAAAGGTATTTCGCTTTTTGTTGTACCCAAATTTTTATTAAATGAAGATGGCTCTATTGGTGAAGATAATGAAGTCGCCTTGGCAGGATTATTTCATAAAATGGGCGGTCGAGCTCAAACGTCCACGGCGCTAAGTTTTGGTGAAAAAAACGGTTCTGTCGGCTATTTAGTCGGTGAAGAAAATTGCGGTTTAAAATACATGTTCCATATGATGAACGAGGCCCGCATCATGGTGGGTACCAGTGGTGCTGTGTTAGCCGTTGCCGGTTATCAGTATTCAGTGGACTATGCTAAAAATCGCCCTCAAGGACGTTTACCATCCTGTAAAGATCCTTTGTCACCCATGGTAAATATTATTGAGCATGCTGATGTCAAACGCATGTTATTAGCTCAAAAAGCCATAGCTGAAGGCGCAATGTCGTTGGTCTTATATGGTACACAGTTAAGTGATGATGAACGTACAGCAGACACCCCTGAACAACGACAGTATGCTCATACCTTGCTTGATTTTCTTACCCCTATTATTAAAACTTGGCCATCCGAATATGGCCCTAAAGCAAACTCTTATGCCATACAGGTATTAGGTGGCCATGGTTATATCAATGAACATCCCGTTGAAATGTTCTACCGTGATAACCGCCTAAATCCGATTCATGAGGGCACCACAGGCATACAGTCATTAGATTTACTGACGCGTAAAGTCCCGATGAATCAAATGAAGGGCTATCAAGCAACATTAGATGAGATGGCTAAAACCATCGAGCAGGCTTTGCAATATGAAAGTTTACAAGAATATTCAACCCAGTTAACCGAGGCAATTGCAACCCTAAAGAAAACTACCGATGCCGCCTTAACAGCCATGGCAACAAACAATATAGATTTGGCTTTAGCTAATTCAGTTAAATATTTAGAGCTATTCGGACATGTCATCATAGCCTGGCTATGGCTTAAACAAAGTATTGTGGTGACTAGAGCATTAGCTCAGGGGCCGCATAAAGAGGATGAATTGTTTTATAAAGGTAAATTACAGGCGGCGCAGTATTTTTATCGTTATGAATTACCTAAAATCTCACTTTGGGCCAAACTGGTTACCAGCACTGACAGTACCAGTTATGATATGCAAGCTGATTGGTTTTAA
- a CDS encoding LysR family transcriptional regulator, whose protein sequence is MKIDLNLFVVFDAIYCEGNITKAASVLNLSQPAVSHSLGKLRAYFDDALFIRQGNEMRPTPVAKNVIADVREALHQLQVCLVQSRQFEPLTSRKNFSMSLHGSLEPYYLPILQESLAKEAPAIHLRSIKRVRRTELENKLASGDIDFAIDALIPVSENILHTQLQRDELVVVSRKNHPEISDQLNLDTYLKLDHVLVSSRSTGPGVEDFELSRIGLHRNISLRCQHALSACRVVMNSNMLLTLHKTAAEMYSSMLDINIYPLPVELPSIDVHLYWHVNVDKEPANKWLRNKMIMAALNTKTQQYK, encoded by the coding sequence ATGAAAATTGATTTAAATTTATTTGTGGTTTTCGACGCTATTTATTGTGAAGGTAATATCACTAAAGCGGCATCGGTACTTAATTTATCTCAACCAGCTGTTAGTCACTCTTTAGGTAAATTGCGCGCCTATTTCGATGACGCTTTGTTCATCCGTCAAGGCAATGAAATGCGGCCAACGCCTGTTGCAAAAAATGTAATTGCTGATGTGCGGGAAGCTTTGCATCAATTACAAGTTTGTTTAGTTCAATCAAGACAGTTTGAACCACTCACCTCAAGAAAAAACTTTTCAATGTCATTACATGGTTCTTTAGAGCCTTATTACCTACCAATATTGCAAGAGAGTTTAGCTAAAGAAGCGCCTGCAATTCATTTACGCAGTATCAAACGCGTTAGACGTACAGAGTTGGAGAATAAGCTTGCTAGTGGAGATATCGACTTTGCCATTGATGCCTTGATACCTGTAAGTGAAAACATCTTACATACCCAACTTCAACGTGACGAGCTAGTCGTTGTTAGCCGTAAAAATCATCCAGAAATCTCTGACCAATTGAATTTAGATACATACCTCAAACTTGATCACGTACTCGTCTCTTCGCGCTCTACAGGTCCTGGCGTTGAAGATTTTGAGCTGTCGCGAATTGGCCTTCATCGCAATATTTCTTTACGATGCCAACATGCGCTATCAGCTTGTCGTGTAGTGATGAATAGCAATATGTTACTCACACTGCATAAAACTGCCGCAGAGATGTACAGCAGTATGCTAGATATCAATATTTACCCACTACCTGTTGAGTTACCGAGTATCGATGTGCATTTATATTGGCATGTTAATGTCGACAAAGAACCTGCTAATAAATGGCTTCGTAACAAGATGATTATGGCCGCATTGAATACTAAAACGCAGCAGTATAAATAA
- a CDS encoding MaoC family dehydratase — translation MPTIINRNDIADYVGFQAQPTEWFQINQQQINQFADCTLDHQFIHVDEQKAKATPFGSTIAHGFLSLSMLSHFAEQFSVLIDGFYMGLNAGFDKVRFLQPVTVNSRIRAHAKILSIEEKKPGQFRLSTEVTIEIENGETPALVAEWISVQMVK, via the coding sequence ATGCCGACAATAATCAATAGAAATGACATTGCTGACTATGTAGGTTTTCAAGCTCAGCCAACAGAATGGTTTCAAATCAATCAACAACAAATCAATCAGTTTGCAGATTGCACCCTCGATCATCAATTTATTCATGTTGATGAACAAAAAGCAAAAGCAACCCCATTTGGCAGCACAATTGCGCATGGATTTTTATCATTATCTATGCTGTCGCATTTTGCAGAGCAATTCAGTGTGTTAATCGATGGCTTTTATATGGGGCTCAATGCTGGTTTTGATAAAGTCCGTTTTTTACAACCTGTCACCGTCAACAGTCGCATTCGTGCCCATGCCAAAATATTATCCATTGAAGAAAAAAAACCAGGTCAATTTAGATTATCAACCGAAGTGACAATAGAAATTGAAAATGGTGAAACGCCAGCCTTGGTTGCCGAGTGGATTTCGGTACAAATGGTTAAATAA